The window CAGACGAAGGCGATGCCCACCGACACAAAAATCCCGGAGATGATGCCCAGAGCGCGCCCGGAGTTGATGTAGGTGGTGAGCGCCTCGGCGCCGGCGCCGGCGGCGGCGATCTTGAAGAGGGACACCACAAACGCCGCCCCGAGCAACTCGAACACAAGCGACACCGTCGTCGAAGTCGGCATCCCAAGCGTGTTAAACGTATCGAGTAAGACGACATCGGCCAGCATGACGGCCGCAAACAGCACCATCACGTCCGCCAGCGAGAAATACTGGGGATTAAAGATTCCGCTGCGGGCGACCTCCATCAGTCCGCTCGAAAAGGTCGCCCCTATGAACACGCCGAAGCTGGCGACGATCATGATGGATCGCCAACTGGCCACCCTGGACCCGATAGCGGAATTGAGAAAATTCACAGCGTCGTTGCTGACGCCTACGACGAGGTCGAAGATCGCCAGGAGCAGCAATACAACGACAAAAATCAGGTAATATTCGATCATGATGCAGGCCGGAGCATCGTTGGAGGGATGCCGTGGCGCTTAAAAATAGACCGGAGCCAATTATGATGTATTAAGCCAGTGTTACCAAAGAGCCCGGTGCGTCACGACCCGCTGCCCACCGTTCGTTCGATTTCAGCCAGCTCCTGTTGGATAGCCTCCTCCGACAACCAGACGCCACGCACCATCACGCCGGCCCGGTCGCGGATGTGACGCACAGTGTCCATCGGATTTTGATTGACAAGCACCAGATCCGCCCGCTGGCCCAACGCTATCCGGCCAAACGTATCCTGATCGGCAAAATAATCGCCAACACTCGCCGTGCCTGTGCGATAGATCTCGTAGGGCGACATGCCGGCCTCGGCCATCCGTTCGAGTTCGTTGTGCAACGAAAAGCCCGGCACGCTGAACTGCTGGGGAGCATCGGTGCCCATGAGGATGCGCGCGCCGGCGTCATTCAACGCCGCGAGTAGTTTCATCCGGTTTGCGATGTGGTGCTCGGCCGCCTCCGCGTTTCGGTTCGCGTCGGCCAGTCGTTGCTCATGGGTCGAAATCCAGCTCGCGACCATCGCCGGAGGCATGTACGTGAGTTCGGGCAGGCTCCGCATGGTCTCGAGATCGATCGTCCCATACAGCACCTCCCACAGGACCATCGTGGGGATCACCCATGCGCCGGAGTCGACGGTGAGTTGAGCGGCTTCCGCCAGGGCCTCATCGCTCACCGGCTGGCTCGTCCCGTCCATGAAGATCGTATAGCCATCCAGATGGTCGAATGTCTCTTGCCCCATCTCGATGGCATGAGCGAGGCCGACGGCATCCGGCACGTGGCCGCCAAAGCGAATCCCGACTTCACGCGCCGTCTCGGCCATCGCATCGTACTCTTCCAGGGTCAGCCCCGGATGCACCTTCAGGAGATCCCATCCCTCCATCTTCTGCTGGCGGACCCGAGCCTCGGCCTCGCCGGGCGAGTTGATCGACCCGCCGCTGAAGCTCGGGCCGGCCAGATAGAGGGTCGGAGCGACGATCTCGCCGGCGTTGGCCTTCCGTTTGATCTCAAGCTGCCCGTCATGCCCTAACATCCCACGCACGGTGGTGATGCCGTTGGCGACATACATGAACAACACCGCGTCGGTGTACGCCTGCGGGTCCGACGGCGGGGGGATGTGCCCGTGCATCTCGGCGAGGCCCGGCATCAAGTACTTGCCCCGCCCGTCAATGACCTGCGCCCCTCCGGGGACGGCCGTTTCGCCGGCCGGCCCGATCGCCACGATCCGGTCGCCGCGGACGACGACGGTCTGGTCTGCCAGCACGCGCTCGCTATCCATTGGGAGGACGTTTACGTTCGTAAACACGATTTCACCAGCCGCCTGCTGCGCCTGCGCCGGCATGGGCTCGTGGGAGCAATGGAGCGTGGCCACGGCCAGGAGGAGAAGGAGCATGGAGCGCATGAGAGGAGGTGGGTTGGTGGATAAACATCTTCGGGCTGCAGTAAATCGAATCACCTGGGCGTCAGGCAAGTAGGTCCTGAACGACCTCACCGCTTACGTCCGTGAGGCGGAAGTCGCGCCCCTGGAACGGATAGGTGAGTTTGGTATGGTCGAACCCAAGTTGGTGCAGGATCGTCGCCTGGAGGTCCTGGACGCTCATTCGACCGGAGACGCCGGCATACCCGATCTCGTCGGTTTCTCCGTGGGTATAGCCACCCTTAAACCCGCCGCCGGCGGCCCACATCGTAAAGGCATCGCCCTGGTGATCGCGGCCGACAAACGGGTTGTCCTGGCCCGATCGGTTTTCGAGCATCGGCGTCCGGCCGAACTCGCCGCCCCAGACGATGATGGTTTCATCGAGCAGGCCGCGTTGCTTGAGATCGAGCAGGAGCGCGGTCGTGGCGCGGTCGGTCTCGTTGCACCGGTCGATGAAGCCATGCAGCAGGCCCTCGCTCGCGCCGGCGCCGTGGGCATCCCATCCCCAGTGAAACAGCTGCACGAAGCGCACCCCGCGTTCGACGAGCCGGCGAGCGAGCAGGCAGTTGTTGGCGAAGGACGCCTTGCCGGGCTCGGTGCCGTACAGGGCATGGATGGACTCCGGCTCCTGCCCGATGTCCATCGCCTCCGGGACGGACAGCTGCATCCGGAACGCCATCTCGTACTGGGCGATACGGGTGAGGATCTCGGGGTCGCCCACCTGGTCGTGCTGGATTTCATTGATCGCATTGATCGCATCGATCGAGCGCCGGCGCAGGTCGCGACTCATCGGGTCAGGATCGGACAGATACAGCACGGGATCCCCCTCCGACCGGCACTGGACGCCCTGGAAGACACTGGGCAAGAACCCGCTTCCCCAGGCGCTTTTGCCGGCGTCCGGGTCGTTCGCGCCTGAAACGAGCACTACATACCCGGGCAGGTTGGCGTTTTCGGATCCGAGTCCGTAGGTGATCCACGAGCCCATGCTGGGCCGGCCCATCCGGGGGGACCCCGTATGCAGCAGGAGCTGGGCCGGCGCGTGGTTGAACTGGTCCGTGTGCAGCGCTTTCATGAACGTCAGTTCGTCCGCCACGGTCTGCAAATGCGGCAGCCGGTTTGAGATCCACGCCCTCGACTCGCCGTGCTGGGCGAACTCGGCCTGAGGTCCCAACATCTTCGGGACGCCCTTGATAAACGCAAACCGCTTCCCTTCCAGGAGCGACGGCGGGCAGAGCTGGCCGTTCAGCTTCGCGAGGTCGGGCTTAAAATCGAACAGCTCCAGCTGCGACGGGGCGCCGGCCATGTGCAGGAAGATGACGTGTTTCGCCTTTCCCGGAAAATGAGGCCTCCGTGGGGCGAGGGGGTCTGCTGCGCCGATCGTCCCCGGGGCGAAGCCCGTAGCCCCGCCCAGCAGCGACGTCAGCGCGGCCGCGCCAAGGCCGGTCGTACACGTGCGCAGAAAATGCCGGCGCGTGAGATGCTGGTAATAGGCGTGGCGCGCTTCGTTTGAGATTTCCATCACTTTCGCATTCACTTTACCTTTTGCCTTTTGCATTTTGCATTTTGCATTCAATCACGACTTCGTCAGGAAGGCGTCCAGATTGAGAATCGCGTTGGCGACGACCATCAGCGAGGCCACCTCGGGATCGTCCGGACGGCTGACGGGGCCTACCTCCACCGGGCCGTCGGCCGACGGGACGTCGAATTCAAAGTAGGCGTCCTTGTACAGCCCCACAAGTACCGCCAGCTCGTCGGGAAGCGGGTCCCGCGCCAGAGCAAGACGATAGCCATGCCGCAGCCGCGCTTCGAGGGTTTCGCCGCCTTCGGATTTCATCCGGCCGGCGAGGTACTCCGCCGCCTCGACATACACGGGGTCGTTCAGCGTCACCAGCGCCTGCAGCGGCGTATTCGTCGAAATCCGCCGGGACACGCAGAACTCGCGGCTCGGGCTGTCGAAGGTGATCATCGACGGGTAGGGGCTCGATCGCCGCCAGTACGTGTAGACGCCGCGGCGGTGCTGATCGCCGCCGGCGCTGGTCTCCCACTTCGCATTACTGTACGGAACGCGCCAGATGCCGTCCGGTTGGTACGGATAGACACTCGGCCCTCCGATTTCAGCGCTCAGCAGGCCACTGACGAACAGCGCCTGATCGCGGATCTCCTCGGCCGCGAGGCGCACGCGCGGTCCCCGCGCGAGCAGGGTGTTCTGGGGATCGCGGGCGATGAGCGCCGGTGTCACGTCCGACGACTGGCGATAGGCCGCCGAAACCACGATGGCCTTCAGAAGCGATTTCACGCTCCAATCGTGGGTGTGGATGAACTCGAGCGCGAGCCAGTCTAGCAATTCCGGATGGCTCGGCCGGTCGCCCTGGCTGCCGAAATCCTCCAGTGTCGGGACGATCCCCTGGCCGAAAAGCTGCTCCCAGAACCGGTTTACGATGACCCGGGCCGTCAGCGGGTTCGTGTCGCTCACGATCCACCGCGCCAGCCCGAGCCGGTCGCGCGGCGCATCGGGGGGCAGCGCCGGCAACGCGCCGGGCACGGCGGGTTCGACGGCCTCGCCGGGATCCATCCAGTTGCCCCGATTAAAGATTCGCGTGGTGCGCTTGGCCTCGCCGGCCAGCTCGCGCAGGATGGGAGTATCCGCCTCCGGCGCCAGGGCTTCGAGGGCGAGGCGCTGCTGGAGGAGCGTGTCGCGGGCGGCCGACGACAGATGATCGACGGCGTCGTGCAGGTAGAACCAGTGGATGTTGAAGAGGCTGCCCTCGGCGCGGCGCTCGAAGCGGAAATAGAGATCGTGCGTCCCCTCCGCCCGGCTGAGCGGCATCCGGAGGGTGATGTAGTTTCCCCATCCGTTGGTGGGCTCGAGAAGAAAACGCCCCAGCGACGGGCCATCGGGCCGGTCGAGGCGCACATCGACATATCCTCCCTGACCGGCCGACGAATAGCTGAGCGAAAGGGCGTCCTTCCCGGACACCTCCACGTCTTCGAACACCACGAATCCGCCGTGCTGGATCGAAATAATGAACGTGCCTTCAGGCGAGACGCCCTGGCTTGAATCCGCGTCGCCGGCGATGAGCCGGCCATCCGGATACAACGCGTGCTCGCGGCGATCGGCCCAGAGGGCGTTATCAGGCAGCGGCGCGGTCTTCTCGGCAGCCATCACGGCGTCGATCAGACCGGCCAGCGTGCCCTCCACCGAATCCGCGAAGGTGCCGAGCGTCGGCGCCTCGTCTGGCTGGTCGCGATCGGCCGTGTTGTTGAAGAACGCCAGAGACGTATAATAGTCCTCATGGCGGAAGGCGTCGTACGGATGGCTGTGGCACTGGACGCAGGCCATGGTGGTGCCCATCCACACTTCCCAGGTCGTGTTCACCCGGTCGATCACCGCGGCCGTGCGAAACTCCTCGTCGTCGGTGCCGCCTTCGTCGTTGTTCATCGTGTTGCGATGGAAGGCGGTGGCCAGAAGTTGGGACTCTGAGGGGGCGGGGAGCAGGTCGCCGGCGAGTTGCTCGATCGTAAACTGGTCAAACGGCATGTCCGCGTTAAACGCGTCGATCAGCCAGTCGCGGTATTTCCAGATGGAGCGGTGGTCATCCTTTTCGTAGCCCTTGGAATCCGCGTACCGCGCGAGGTCCATCCACATGGCGGCCCAGCGTTCGCCGTAGTGTGCACTGGCCAGGAGGCGATCCACCACGCGCTCGTAGGCATCGGAGGAACGGTCCGCGCAGAAGGCGTCCGCCTCGGCCGGCGTGGGCGGCAGGCCCGTCAGGTCCAGGCTGACGCGTCGCAGGAGGGCCGAGCAGTCGGCCTCGGGCGAAGGTCGCAACC of the Rhodothermales bacterium genome contains:
- a CDS encoding inorganic phosphate transporter, with the translated sequence MIEYYLIFVVVLLLLAIFDLVVGVSNDAVNFLNSAIGSRVASWRSIMIVASFGVFIGATFSSGLMEVARSGIFNPQYFSLADVMVLFAAVMLADVVLLDTFNTLGMPTSTTVSLVFELLGAAFVVSLFKIAAAGAGAEALTTYINSGRALGIISGIFVSVGIAFV
- a CDS encoding amidohydrolase family protein — encoded protein: MRSMLLLLLAVATLHCSHEPMPAQAQQAAGEIVFTNVNVLPMDSERVLADQTVVVRGDRIVAIGPAGETAVPGGAQVIDGRGKYLMPGLAEMHGHIPPPSDPQAYTDAVLFMYVANGITTVRGMLGHDGQLEIKRKANAGEIVAPTLYLAGPSFSGGSINSPGEAEARVRQQKMEGWDLLKVHPGLTLEEYDAMAETAREVGIRFGGHVPDAVGLAHAIEMGQETFDHLDGYTIFMDGTSQPVSDEALAEAAQLTVDSGAWVIPTMVLWEVLYGTIDLETMRSLPELTYMPPAMVASWISTHEQRLADANRNAEAAEHHIANRMKLLAALNDAGARILMGTDAPQQFSVPGFSLHNELERMAEAGMSPYEIYRTGTASVGDYFADQDTFGRIALGQRADLVLVNQNPMDTVRHIRDRAGVMVRGVWLSEEAIQQELAEIERTVGSGS
- a CDS encoding DUF1501 domain-containing protein is translated as MQKAKGKVNAKVMEISNEARHAYYQHLTRRHFLRTCTTGLGAAALTSLLGGATGFAPGTIGAADPLAPRRPHFPGKAKHVIFLHMAGAPSQLELFDFKPDLAKLNGQLCPPSLLEGKRFAFIKGVPKMLGPQAEFAQHGESRAWISNRLPHLQTVADELTFMKALHTDQFNHAPAQLLLHTGSPRMGRPSMGSWITYGLGSENANLPGYVVLVSGANDPDAGKSAWGSGFLPSVFQGVQCRSEGDPVLYLSDPDPMSRDLRRRSIDAINAINEIQHDQVGDPEILTRIAQYEMAFRMQLSVPEAMDIGQEPESIHALYGTEPGKASFANNCLLARRLVERGVRFVQLFHWGWDAHGAGASEGLLHGFIDRCNETDRATTALLLDLKQRGLLDETIIVWGGEFGRTPMLENRSGQDNPFVGRDHQGDAFTMWAAGGGFKGGYTHGETDEIGYAGVSGRMSVQDLQATILHQLGFDHTKLTYPFQGRDFRLTDVSGEVVQDLLA
- a CDS encoding DUF1553 domain-containing protein, whose amino-acid sequence is MAFTALNRKPIVLAGGAAVLALLAFGPLRNWLASPEPVAFNDEIRPILNENCLACHGGVKQAGEFSLLFEEEAFQPNKSGKPAIVRGHADSSELVVRLLHADPEERMPFEHPPLADEDITLLKRWIEEGATWETHWAYVPPTPAGPPDPRNASWARTGIDRFILARLEAEGLRPSPEADCSALLRRVSLDLTGLPPTPAEADAFCADRSSDAYERVVDRLLASAHYGERWAAMWMDLARYADSKGYEKDDHRSIWKYRDWLIDAFNADMPFDQFTIEQLAGDLLPAPSESQLLATAFHRNTMNNDEGGTDDEEFRTAAVIDRVNTTWEVWMGTTMACVQCHSHPYDAFRHEDYYTSLAFFNNTADRDQPDEAPTLGTFADSVEGTLAGLIDAVMAAEKTAPLPDNALWADRREHALYPDGRLIAGDADSSQGVSPEGTFIISIQHGGFVVFEDVEVSGKDALSLSYSSAGQGGYVDVRLDRPDGPSLGRFLLEPTNGWGNYITLRMPLSRAEGTHDLYFRFERRAEGSLFNIHWFYLHDAVDHLSSAARDTLLQQRLALEALAPEADTPILRELAGEAKRTTRIFNRGNWMDPGEAVEPAVPGALPALPPDAPRDRLGLARWIVSDTNPLTARVIVNRFWEQLFGQGIVPTLEDFGSQGDRPSHPELLDWLALEFIHTHDWSVKSLLKAIVVSAAYRQSSDVTPALIARDPQNTLLARGPRVRLAAEEIRDQALFVSGLLSAEIGGPSVYPYQPDGIWRVPYSNAKWETSAGGDQHRRGVYTYWRRSSPYPSMITFDSPSREFCVSRRISTNTPLQALVTLNDPVYVEAAEYLAGRMKSEGGETLEARLRHGYRLALARDPLPDELAVLVGLYKDAYFEFDVPSADGPVEVGPVSRPDDPEVASLMVVANAILNLDAFLTKS